From Micromonas commoda chromosome 15, complete sequence, one genomic window encodes:
- a CDS encoding predicted protein: protein MKFGKQLETEINAAGVLGDRVPWIDYGKLKKLRNCRCHKDGVQKEEEENTPLKRADPEEEAAFFSDDGDAATEEKAVGEKSAAHDDGVPQKDDAPCERCTQLFYAELDKSMNATSKAYFSWVSRILSRAPFEHSKPWWRKGLNLDAVNCGPGMYGSKGQKVNASLGFNEPRDEDGKDYAPDLSGVDIDLEHEAKECLNWIELNSTALRKILKKWDKANHSTKGRQTLRRYWTDSQYQMLFSPLILELRAVAGMMEGGLEGPHWNLHDDEHDDDEHAHANVDHSEGTGVLTCPICFDTLYKPVGLQCGHVFCRDCLLQSAGVLKEGATLADLRMEPAHFHDDRIPLTNGLRRHSEGQDSAHSAEGDEEDGAARSNEGGAAPPPGRKYRARRDRCPQCRTEDVFGSSVRLRHVQDCLRRVDPEGYKARKAESKKLRSKLKSEAVMNNIVNGLIKLVAPTNRGMNLIDPRTGQIRT from the exons ATGAAGTTCGGCAAGCAGCTCGAGACGGAGatcaacgccgcgggcgtcctcGGTGACAGGGTGCCGTGGATCGACTACGG AAAGTTGAAGAAACTCCGCAACTGCCGATGCCACAAGGACGGCGTtcagaaggaggaggaggagaacaCCCCGCTGAAGCGGGCCgacccggaggaggaggcagCCTTCTtcagcgacgacggcgacgccgcgacggaggagaaggccgTCGGGGAGAAATCCGCGGCACATGACGACGGCGTACCTCagaaggacgacgcgccgtgcGAGCGTTGCACCCAGCTCTTctacgccgagctcgacaaGTCCATGAATGCCACCTCCAAGGCGTACTTCTCGTGGGTGAGCCGGATCTTGTCGCGCGCTCCGTTTGAGCACAGCAAGCCGTGGTGGCGCAAGGGCCTGAACCTGGACGCGGTGAACTGCGGCCCCGGGATGTACGGCTCGAAGGGCCAGAAGGTCAACGCCAGCCTCGGCTTCAACGAGCCGAGGGACGAGGATGGAAAAGATTACGCCCCCGACCTCTCCGGCGTGGACATTGACCTGGAACACGAGGCGAAGGAGTGCCTCAACTGGATCGAGCTCAACTCCACCGCGCTGCGCAAAATTCTCAAGAAATGGGACAAGGCCAACCACAGCACCAAGGGAAGGCAGACCCTGCGCAGGTACTGGACCGACAGCCAGTACCAGATGCTCTTCTCGCCCCTCATCCTGGAGCTcagggcggtggcggggatGATGGAGGGGGGCCTGGAGGGACCGCACTGGAACctgcacgacgacgagcacgacgacgacgagcacgcgCACGCCAACGTCGATCACAGCGAGGGCACGGGCGTGTTGACGTGCCCCATTTGCTTCGACACGCTCTACAAACCGGTCGGTCTGCAGTGCGGCCACGTGTTCTGCCGCGATTGTCTGCTCCAGTCGGCCGGTGTCCTGAAGGAGGgtgcgacgctcgcggacctGCGCATGGAACCCGCGCATTTTCACGACGACCGAATCCCGCTCACCAACGGCTTGAGGCGCCACTCGGAGGGTCAGGACAGCGCGCAcagcgcggagggcgacgaggaggacggggcggcgaggagcaacgagggtggcgcggcgcctcccccgGGGCGCAAGTACCGCGCCAGGAGGGATCGATGCCCTCAGTGTCGAACGGAGGATGTCTTCGGCAGCTCTGTTCGTCTACGACACGTCCAGGACTGCCTCAGGCGCGTCGATCCCGAGGGATACAAGGCTCGAAAGGCTGAGAGCAAGAAGCTGCGGAGTAAGCTCAAGTCGGAGGCGGTGATGAACAACATCGTGAACGGCTTGATCAAGCTCgtggcgccgacgaaccGGGGGATGAACCTGATCGACCCTCGCACCGGCCAGATTCGCACCTGA
- a CDS encoding Drug/Metabolite transporter superfamily (phosphate:phosphoenolpyruvate translocator) translates to MGFRLWGRKKDEEQSWSEFGELIVHVSLFMLSGPTLILLQKYVLGNLVFEYPIFIVTMSTFSRWFLILGLVHTGTVRLGAHRDLTFMEWTKGMLPVGVLECISLATGSAAYLHLSVSFVQMLKAFQPVVLNVLITTLGLEPFSMRAFVCIVLVTFGSVLAAIGEVNFTLTGMYLMLVSELAESVKYVVLHYFLRNEGYSLWEGIYFTTPSSAFSLAVLCFVFERDVVEQENLLVVQHNSIVFLSLVTLAIITSVSGFGIIKELGSVANKVLVMLRNALLIYPATQLYDEVVAPIQVIGYSITLLGTAGFAFFKVSQEVITRTQSQMDLASMAELSSSDDDEGTVPSDVDSSGGRGRYGAVGGYASDPTTQPLLASPVKASRLGTPPRSPMKRNGSIKRSGSNSGRGPGLRRTSPPNTGGYWD, encoded by the coding sequence ATGGGTTTCCGCCTGTGGGGTCGAAAGAAGGATGAGGAGCAGTCGTGGAGCGAGTTCGGGGAGCTCATCGTCCACGTCTCGCTGTTCATGCTGTCCGGGCCGACTTTGATTCTGCTGCAGAAGTACGTGCTGGGCAACCTGGTGTTCGAGTATCCGATCTTCATCGTGACGATGTCCACGTTCTCGAGGTGGTTCCTGATTCTGGGCCTGGTCCACACCGGCACGGTCAGGCTCGGGGCGCACAGGGACCTTACGTTCATGGAGTGGACCAAGGGCATGCTCCCGGTGGGTGTCTTGGAGTGCATATCTctcgcgacgggctcggccGCGTACCTTCACCTGTCGGTGTCGTTCGTGCAGATGCTGAAGGCTTTCCAGCCCGTGGTGCTGAACGTGCTCATCACGACTCTGGGCCTGGAGCCGTTCAGCATGCGCGCGTTCGTGTGTATCGTGCTGGTCACCTTTGGCAGCGTCCTGGCAGCCATCGGCGAGGTGAACTTCACGCTCACCGGTATGTACCTCATGCTCGTCTCCGAGCTGGCAGAGTCGGTGAAGTACGTCGTGCTGCACTACTTTCTGCGCAACGAGGGATACTCGCTCTGGGAGGGTATTTATTTCACCACaccgtcgagcgcgttctcgctcgcggtgctTTGCTTCGTGTTTGAGCGCGACGTGGTGGAGCAGGAGAACCTGCTCGTCGTGCAGCACAACTCGATTGTTTTTCTCAGCCTGGTGACGCTAGCGATCATCACCAGCGTTTCGGGGTTCGGGATCATCAAGGAGCTGGGAAGCGTGGCGAACAAGGTGTTGGTGATGTTGAGGAACGCGCTGCTGATTTATCCGGCGACGCAGCTTTACGACGAGGTGGTGGCTCCCATACAGGTGATTGGATACTCCATAACTCTGCTGGGCACCGCTGGTTTCGCGTTTTTCAAGGTGAGCCAGGAGGTGATAACGCGCACGCAGTCGCAGATGGACctggcgtcgatggcggaACTGAGCagcagcgacgacgatgaggggACGGTGCCGTCCGACGTGGACTCGAgcggaggacggggacggtacggcgccgtcggcggatACGCCAGCGACCCCACCACGCAGCCGCTGCTGGCGAGTCCGGTGAAGGCGAGCAGGCtggggacgccgccgcgttcgccgatGAAGCGGAACGGGTCCATCAAGCGGTCGGGGAGCAATAGCGGAAGGGGCCCGGGGCTAcgaaggacgtcgccgccaaacACGGGCGGGTACTGGGATTGA
- a CDS encoding predicted protein yields MPAAPIVLVQLWLAKKIAVLLAVRVYGLKKLYRGGMRLNNRYVTDPTMNRRVHSVLHKVAAGAMMMSESIEGPARRYMNKIVFGTSEMPKAGPKT; encoded by the coding sequence ATGCCGGCCGCGCCGATCGTGCTCGTGCAGCTCTGGCTGGCGAAGAAGATCGCGGTGCTGCTCGCGGTGCGGGTGTACGGCCTGAAGAAGCTGTACCGCGGGGGTATGCGGCTGAACAACAGGTACGTCACGGACCCGACCATGAACAGGCGCGTTCACAGCGTGCTCCACAAGGTTGCCGCGGGTGCGATGATGATGAGCGAGTCGATCGAGgggcccgcgcggaggtACATGAACAAGATCGTGTTCGGCACCTCGGAGATGCCCAAGGCGGGTCCTAAGACCTGA
- a CDS encoding predicted protein, with protein MPRPTRSVSGAVADDKEFGPEVSSRGGGDGEPKSGRIVDAQELLDAMTCPVSGLVFVDPVTTTCGHTFSRQSLARWMTSTGSNQRDGAGPSCPTCRAPLYHESPHQWPVNTVLVDLAERFLRDEMIEARTLTYKMPGAIAGGSGVDGDSQAGQILGELPLFVLDSMTPGQELTLNVFEERYKLMIRRCLQATRKFGMVGLARPAATHGPSRGVGGDGGFSVEAGESNGRDGVERREGVEARHEHAGASRLLRYLLADPSPPGARGGTFHADHAVECVITAFQELLDGRLLLRCRATRHVRIVDSRDEPGGAGYTCATVEAVVDSDVHPPRPGRPSRDGDASGGDASASILARVCAGVAPDDLADRDRAKMLLSMEMAAGIHHVWLAHVAGRTIGWQRPVDCPAADDLERWSPPSDPPEDWVRSRYPVRESGALGGRSGVDRFPSPNDFLRRSYGGDVENLLAMCGSRPAAHMPTELSWWFTRVANPLPPLGAALELRPDALRCTSATDRFRNVWAKLFASMVSRHGLKPTQFRGARPMADATIASLVCEALDPDPATAFGAVWYPAIAELRDRGTTTATVPSSSDGAPPVIQYEGAVEDSEGRAYRRARVEDVEALIDAVTRTLELPIAADEWSPVEGRFLSYVYVSPSDFEGPGPAMRLPPVPPDVDREGPGRSTRVPPVPPASPGSRSTARSGILGGPGSAGGLAAVARRGGVPAVCWCLHLRLSSMLPVEWDDAVSRIAAALRGLDPTRGAPAVEGTVVPIPEYAPQPGDWFSAGKCVGRRRARLAGRVGASYGRVAGATVGAVVWAYYVVCELFLLTALALGLFGRPGRNRFPQSFVRGAALALAAAALFGVLSYVP; from the exons ATGCCGCGCCCAACACGCTCCGTGTCcggggccgtcgccgacgacaaAGAGTTCGGCCCCGAGGTTTCatcgcgaggcggaggcgatggcgagccCAAGTCGGGGCGGATCGTCGACGCTCAGGAGCTGCTGGACGCGATGACGTGCCCAGTATCGGGTCTCGTCTTTGTGGACCCGGTGACCACGACCTGCGGGCACACGTTCAGCCGACAGTCCCTGGCGCGGTggatgacgtcgacgggaTCGAACCagcgggacggcgcgggcccGTCGTGTCCGACGTGCAGGGCTCCGCTGTACCACGAGTCTCCCCACCAGTGGCCGGTGAACACGGTGCTGGTGGACCTGGCGGAGAGATTTCTCCGAGACGAGATGATCGAGGCGCGGACGCTGACGTACAAGAtgcccggcgcgatcgcgggtgGATCGGGGGTGGACGGTGACTCTCAAGCCGGCCAGATCCTCGGTGAGCTCCCCCTGTTCGTCCTGGACTCCATGACCCCGGGGCAGGAGCTGACGCTCAACGTGTTCGAGGAGAGGTACAAGCTCATGATAAGGCGGTGCCTCCAGGCGACGCGAAAGTTCGGCATGGTGGGATTggcgcgacccgcggcgacgcacggaCCGTCACGAGGCGTgggaggagacggcggtTTTAGCGTCGAGGCGGGTGAATCGAACGGGAGGGATGGCGTCGAAAGGAGGGAAGGCGTCGAAGCGCGCCACGagcacgcgggcgcgagtcGGCTGCTCCGgtacctcctcgccgacccgtcgccgccgggagccCGGGGCGGCACGTTTCACGCCGATCACGCGGTGGAGTGCGTGATAACCGCGTTCCAGGAGTTGTTGGACGGGCGGCTCCTGCTCAGGTGCCGCGCCACGCGACACGTGCGCATCGTGGACTCCAGGGACGAACCCGGAGGCGCGGGATACACCTGCGCCACGGTGGAGGCGGTGGTCGACTCGGACGTTcacccgccccgcccgggaCGTCCGTCGAG AGatggcgacgcgtccggtggtgacgcgtcggcgtcgatcctcgcgcgcgtgtgcgCCGGGGTAGCGCcggacgacctcgcggaccGGGACCGGGCGAAGATGCTGCTGAGCAtggagatggcggcggggATCCACCACGTGTGGCTGGCGCACGTGGCGGGGCGCACCATCGGGTGGCAAAGGCCCGTGGACtgtcccgccgcggacgacctgGAGCGATGGTCGCCCCCCTCGGACCCGCCGGAGGACTGGGTGCGCTCGCGGTATCCCGTGCGCGAGAGCGGGGCACTCGGGGGGCGATCGGGGGTCGATCGGTTCCCTTCTCCCAACGATTTCCTGCGCAGGTCGtacggcggtgacgtcgagAACCTGCTCGCGATGTGCGGGAGCAGGCCGGCGGCGCACATGCCCACCGAGCTCTCGTGGTGGTTCACCCGAGTGGCCAACCCTCTGCCGCCGCTGGGAGCCGCGCTGGAGCTTCGACCCGACGCGTTGCGGTGCACCAGCGCGACGGATCGGTTCAGAAACGTGTGGGCTAAGCTGTTCGCGTCCATGGTATCCCGCCACGGCCTCAAGCCCACGCAGTTCAGGGGCGCGAGACCCAtggccgacgcgacgatcgcgagcctcgtgtgcgaggcgctcgacccCGACCCGGCCACCGCGTTCGGAGCGGTGTGGTACCcggccatcgccgagctcaggGACCGCGGAACAACTACCGCGACAgttccgtcgtcgtctgatggcgcgccgcccgtgaTACAATACGAGGGTGCCGTGGAGGATTCCGAAGGACGCGCGTACAGACGAGCGCgggtcgaggacgtcgaggcgttgatcgacgcggtgacgcgaaCCCTGGAGCTTccaatcgccgccgacgagtgGTCACCCGTAGAGGGAAGGTTCCTTTCGTACGTGTACGTGTCGCCGAGCGATTTCGAGGGACCCGGACCCGCCATGCGATTACCCCCGGTTCCCCccgacgtcgatcgcgagggacccggacgatcgacgcgcgTACCCCCGGTACCCCCGGCGAGCCCCGGATCGCGATCGACGGCCCGCTCTGGAATTCTCGGCGGGCCCGGGTCGGCGGGtgggctcgcggcggtcgcccggcggggcggcgtgCCCGCGGTGTGCTGGTGCCTGCACCTGAGGCTGTCGTCGATGCTTCCGGTGGagtgggacgacgcggtgtcgcgcatcgccgcggcgttgcgGGGCTTGGATcccacgcgcggggcgcccgcggtggagggtACCGTCGTCCCGATTCCCGAGTACGCGCCCCAGCCCGGGGACTGGTTCTCGGCGGGGAAGTGCgtgggacggcgacgcgcgcgactgGCGGGGCGGGTCGGGGCGTCGTACGGTAGGGTCGCGGGTGCGACGGTGGGCGCGGTCGTGTGGGCGTACTACGTGGTGTGCGAGCTCTTCCTGTtgacggcgctggcgctcgggCTGTTTGGGCGCCCCGGGCGCAATCGATTCCCGCAGTCGTTTGTGAGGGGCGCCGCCTTGGCactcgcggctgcggcgctcTTCGGCGTCCTCTCCTACGTGCCGTAG
- a CDS encoding predicted protein produces the protein MRVSVCISHLRFRHATVTRSWKGRPQIRPYLQESDWTTVHDEPIPSVRNFVTHDGLKGRQLFDGEPTTDDARPRGRGGDTARAGPKGTASRRQRNLRGVQERARPIVGPDRGSARRRAPSHRSGASRKRSLSGGGKFVMPSKTKDTAAPKEGAGVKSVPVVVPPGWKPKKKGYCIHDRQKSKCRDCGGGSVCVHGRRKRQCKECGGAGICQHNRQRSQCKDCGGVSICPHRRRRTMCKECGGAHICRHGKEKSKCKECGGISLCSHGRVKSQCKECGGSGFCEHGRRRTQCVDCGGGGLCQHNKQRSRCRWCRDLGIVGDVPMPKPAPNEAVHDPRSFDADPNVSDAPAAAMTEVPAAMVEAPAAAETAAAMAEAPAAEAAAALAEVPAAMAEVPAAMEDAAAAMADPEVSDAPALEATDLARVEPKVDLTSESQGEAIKSGSVGESLRRISENEVTRSDRVDRMGVLCPHKKFASECPICIGAGILAALTSGNVPDPEGPSAPRTDVEAEEAKGDDHTSADPTPSETPSSPKSPKRPAPPRRTTAFAMDSLFSSTYRR, from the coding sequence ATGCGAGTTTCCGTTTGCATTTCCCATCTCCGATTTAGACACGCCACGGTGACGCGGTCATGGAAGGGGCGACCTCAAATTCGACCCTACCTCCAGGAATCTGACTGGACCACTGTGCATGACGAGCCAATCCCATCGGTCCGAAATTTTGTGACACACGACGGCTTGAAAGGTCGGCAGCTTTTTGACGGCGAGCCCACCACGGACGACGCCAGACCTCGGGGCAGGGGCGGCGACACCGCCCGAGCTGGCCCAAAGGGTACCGCCTCCAGGCGTCAGAGGAATCTCAGAGGGGTACAGGAACGGGCCCGGCCCATCGTCGGTCCGGACCGCGgctccgcgcgtcggcgagcaccgtCACATCGCAGCGGTGCCTCGAGAAAACGCTCTTTATCTGGTGGGGGAAAGTTCGTCATGCCGTCGAAGACGAAGGACACAGCCGCTCCGAAAGAGGGCGCCGGCGTAAAgtccgtccccgtcgtcgttcctCCCGGCTGGAAaccgaagaagaagggatACTGCATACACGACCGGCAAAAGTCAAAATGCAGGGACTGCGGTGGAGGCTCCGTGTGCGTCCacgggaggaggaagaggcaatgcaaggagtgcggaggcgcggggatATGCCAACACAATCGTCAGCGTTCACAGTGCAAGGATTGCGGCGGCGTTTCGATTTGTCCgcaccgtcgtcggcgtacgaTGTGCAAGGaatgcggcggcgcgcacatCTGCCGGCACGGCAAGGAGAAGTCGAAATGCAAAGAGTGCGGAGGAATATCGTTGTGCTCGCACGGTAGAGTCAAGTcgcagtgcaaggagtgcggaGGGTCTGGattctgcgagcacggtcgtcgtcggacccaGTGCGTAGattgcggcggcgggggcttgTGCCAACACAATAAGCAGAGGTCACGGTGCAGGTGGTGCAGGGATCTGGGAATTGTCGGCGACGTTCCGATGCCTAAACCAGCGCCGAACGAGGCGGTCCACGATCCGCGCTCCTTTGATGCGGATCCCAACGTatcggacgcgccggcggcggcgatgacggaagtgccggcggcgatggtggaagcgccagcggcggcggaaacggcggcggcgatggcagaagcgccggcggcggaagcggcggcggcgttggcggaagtgccggcggcgatggcggaagtgccggcggcgatggaggacgcggcggcggcgatggcggatcCCGAAGTCTCGGACGCGCCAGCGCTGGAAGCGACCGATCTGGCGCGGGTCGAGCCGAAGGTGGACTTGACCTCGGAGTCGCAGGGCGAGGCGATCAAATCTGGATCTGTGGGTGAATCTTTGAGACGCATTTCCGAGAACGAGGTGACGAGATCCGATCGGGTCGATCGCATGGGAGTGTTGTGTCCGCACAAGAAGTTTGCGTCGGAGTGTCCGATTTGCATCGGCGCGGGGATCCTCGCTGCGCTGACATCGGGGAACGTACCGGATCCGGAGGGtccgagcgcgccaaggacAGATGTGGAAGCCGAAGAGGCCAAAGGGGACGATCACACCTCCGCAGATCCCACGCCGTCTGAGACACCGTCATCACCAAAGTCGCCAAAGAGGCCGGCACCCCCAAGGCGGACAACGGCGTTCGCAATGGATTCGCTGTTTAGTTCGACATACCGACGTTGA
- a CDS encoding predicted protein, with translation MTTSAGAATTSAGAATTPPGDPLREFETDPVLEPFLADDFDAVTYASESLTARTSKTVLPALDAGIKSLNAALRGTVTSHYDELLQQLGGIDESERVLEIVRDGVHNLQRSMGKVRVEIVEPHEVVAAKTKQLENLTRTVETLHRVIRTLKLTGRLKDSLGASGGDDAEGGAAVPHSATSGDLAKAAKMLADASELEREGVVEDQEASALAGIEVIDRDARWLERAGKDVRSRATQALNAGMDATSQAEVGAALQVFHNLGELDRATDAVIARLANDAVDVFREALDPRELARAMGGGVSASERAGGVGVGGGRGIWPPAGQEHRWAEALWQRLGAACERAKAAGMGAWHLQRVLAKKRDPISHALFLDEVIAARKNLWREKVAQSTEAEAAASNPEDAISLPCERFVWQLSKGAGEAFGRAHAAAGFARDTLLKGFPRLVTLIEGLHEGLAKESGAAATAAKGGVPPAVRKDGSDLTVLLHACDAVSNAYLARSFQRLSEPVNALLSPSALQSLQGIASGQISASGTVGTRAAAEDVRRFLLRVREELDAVARHPTLVTQVTAGAVAKALRLMAQKAEIGVVDGAEARVFVVGTAQTPAQAKNAALAGVLEEICAALGNVVPLLPDEPAKALENALAQVAETATEALEPVMSAAHAEVHKRLASMHKEDWAGGDPPMGEGCSTYMTQVIDVVAHVSEEHLSGVRQGSLLGHASSSSKGASGFVPSTIAAEALARRCLELFVRHVSLLRNLGENGKLRLTKDMGELEQAVSAYLVPATSSLGDAYKALRALRPFLFLSLDEVASSALVEDIPAANVLLHLYSHAPKEMATPYERAGLAPPQYSAWLDKNSDAEVWAGVKGTLEAYESQCKTRRVTPHAAVDVMRLVGSRAFEKRRS, from the coding sequence ATGACGACttcggcgggtgcggcgacgacttcggcgggtgcggcgacGACTCCGCCGGGCGATCCCCTCAGGGAATTCGAGACGGATCCCGTTCTGGAGCCGTTCCTAGccgacgacttcgacgcCGTCACGTACGCCAGCGAGTCGCTCACAGCGAGAACATCAAAGACAGTTCTGccggcgctggacgccggGATCAAGTCCCTAaacgcggcgctgcggggGACGGTTACCTCGCACTACGATGAACTCCTCCAGCAACTTGGCGGTATTGACGagagcgagcgcgtcctGGAGATCGTCAGGGACGGAGTCCACAATCTTCAGCGATCCATGGGCAAGGTTCGAGTCGAGATCGTCGAGCCCCACGAGGTggtcgcggcgaagacgaagCAGCTCGAGAACCTGACGAGGACGGTCGAGACGCTGCATCGCGTCATCAGAACCTTGAAGCTCACCGGCAGGCTCAAAGACAGTCTCGGAGCTTCGGGTggtgacgacgcggagggcggcgctgcTGTTCCCCACTCCGCAACATCGGGCGATctggccaaggctgcgaagatgctcgccgacgcctccgagctcgagcgggagGGTGTCGTCGAGGACCAAGAGGCATCGGCCCTCGCAGGTATCGAGGTGATTGACCGCGACGCCAGATGGCTGGAGCGAGCGGGCAAGGACGTCAGGTCACGAGCGACGCAGGCTCTGAACGCGGGaatggacgcgacgagccaAGCTGAGGttggcgcggcgctgcaggTTTTCCACAACCTGGGCGAGCTCGATCGGGCGACCGACGCGGTCATCGCTCGGCTAGCTAACGACGCGGTTGACGTGTTCCGAGAGGCGCTCGACCCGAGGGagctggcgagggcgatgggTGGAGGCgtcagcgcgagcgagcgcgctggaggagtgGGTGTGGGTGGAGGTCGCGGCATTTGGCCGCCTGCTGGGCAGGAGCACAGatgggcggaggcgctctggcagcgtctcggcgccgcgtgcgagcgcGCAAAGGCTGCCGGCATGGGAGCATGGCACCTTCAGCGTGTCCTCGCGAAGAAACGCGACCCCATCTCGCACGCGCTCTTCCTGGACGAggtgatcgccgcgaggaagaaTCTTTGGCGCGAGAAGGTGGCGCAGAGCACGgaagccgaagccgccgcgagtaACCCGGAAGATGCCATTTCACTCCCGTGCGAGCGTTTCGTTTGGCAGCTGAGCAagggggcgggggaggctttcggacgcgcgcacgccgccgcgggcttcgcgCGGGATACTCTGCTGAAGGGTTTCCCGAGACTCGTCACGCTCATCGAGGGTCTTCACGAGGGTCTCGCCAaggagagcggcgcggcggcaaccgccgcgaagggcggggTTCCCCCCGCCGTGCGAAAGGACGGCTCGGACCTCACCGTGTTGCTCCACGCGTGCGATGCGGTGTCCAACGCATATCTCGCACGCTCGTTCCAGAGGCTCAGCGAGCCCGTCAACGCGTTGCTGTCCCCGTCGGCGCTCCAGTCGCTACAAGGTATCGCGTCTGGCCAAATATCGGCGAGCGGCACGGTTGgtacccgcgccgccgccgaggacgtgcgACGtttccttctccgcgtcAGGGAGGAGCTGGACGCGGTTGCCCGCCACCCGACTCTCGTCACGCAGGtaaccgcgggcgccgtcgcgaaggcgCTGCGGCTGATGGCACAAAAGGCTGAGATTGGTgtcgtggacggcgccgaggctcgcgttTTTGTCGTCGGAACCGCGCAGACCCCGGCGCAAGCTAAGAATGCAGCTCTCGCGGGTGTCCTCGAAGAGATTTGCGCCGCTCTCGGAAATGTAGTTCCCTTACTgcccgacgagcccgccaAGGCTCTGGAGAACGCGCTCGCTCAGGTTgccgagacggcgacggaggcttTGGAGCCggtgatgagcgcggcgcacgcggaggTACACAAGAGGCTCGCGTCCATGCACAAGGAGGACTgggccggcggcgacccgccgATGGGTGAAGGTTGCTCGACGTACATGACTCAGgtcatcgacgtcgtcgctcacgtcTCGGAGGAGCACTTATCCGGGGTGAGGCAGGGTTCTCTGCTCGGTcacgcctcgtcgagctccaaGGGAGCCTCGGGCTTTGTGCCGTCGACGAttgccgcggaggcgctcgcccgaCGTTGCCTCGAGCTGTTCGTCCGACACGTTTCCCTGCTCCGCAACCTGGGCGAGAACGGCAAGCTTCGCCTCACCAAGGACatgggcgagctcgagcaggcTGTTTCGGCGTACCTCGttccggcgacgagctcgctgGGAGACGCGTACAAGGCTCTGAGGGCCCTGCGACCGTTTCTGTTTTTGTCGCTCGATGAGGTGGCAtcgagcgcgctcgtcgaggatattcccgcggcgaacgtccTTCTGCACCTGTATTCGCACGCGCCGAAGGAGATGGCGACGCCTTACGAGCGTGCCGgactcgcgccgccgcagtaCAGCGCCTGGCTCGACAAGAACTCAGACGCCGAGGTGTGGGCCGGGGTTAAGGGAACGCTCGAGGCGTACGAATCGCAGTGCAAGACAAGGAGAGTCACTCCGCATGCGGCGGTGGACGTTATGAGACTAGTAGGAAGCAGAGCGTTCGAGAAGAGGCGAAGCTGA
- a CDS encoding predicted protein, protein MATTNSEVQIVGGDYRAKLGESPVWINGELVFIDVVAKEICTLRDGTVRRAQLPKMPGSIVPSSKGGFLAALAFFCNVLDAQVHRPLADKPGERQCLNDGKCDARGRVWVGSKVLDAPPSGALFCVEPAFSFRNGSMVKVGVAGAVAEVGGVWTSNGIAWSPVGDTMYYADSPRRRVEAYDFDAESGLLRNGRVFARMPDDVGVPDGMCVDEGGGVWVCVWDAGKVLRYVPDGEGNARLDRTIAFPCSRPTSCCFGGKDGTTLFVTSCSLDTTVDADAVDVSADEPTAGGVFAIDVGVKGVPVHAAAF, encoded by the exons ATGGCGACCACGAACAGCGAGGTGCAGATCGTCGGCGGGGATTATCGCGCCAAACTGGGCGAATCCCCCGTCTGGATCAACGGCGAACTTGTGTTCATCGATGTGGTGGCGAAGGAGATCTGCACCCTGAGGGACGGCaccgtgcgtcgcgcgcagcTCCCAAAGATGCCGGGTTCGATCGTCCCCTCGTCCAAGGGcgggttcctcgccgcgctggcg TTCTTCTGCaacgtcctcgacgcccagGTCCACCGTCCGCTCGCGGACAAACCCGGGGAGAGGCAGTGCCTGAACGACGGCAAgtgcgacgctcgcggccgcgtgTGGGTGGGAAGCAAGGTGCTCG ATGCGCCCCCCTCCGGCGCTTTGTTTTGCGTCGAGCCGGCGTTTAGCTTCAGGAACGGGTCCATGGTGAAggtgggcgtcgcgggtgccgtGGCGGAGGTTGGCGGCGTGTGGACGAGCAACGGTATCGCTTGGTCCCCGGTCGGCGACACGATGTACTACGCCGACTCGCCGAGACGAAGGGTCGAGGCGTACGACTTTGACGCGGAGAGCGGATTGTTGCGAAACGGGCGGGTCTTCGCTCGGAtgcccgacgacgtcggggtgCCGGACGGCAtgtgcgtcgacgagggtGGGGGCGTTTGGGTGTGCGTGTGGGACGCGGGGAAAGTGCTCCGTTACGTGCcggacggcgaggggaaCGCTAGGCTGGATCGGACGATCGCGTTCCCGTGCAGCCGGCCGACGAGCTGCTGCTTCGGCGGGAAAGACGGGACGACGCTGTTCGTGACGTCTTGCTCCCTGGACACGACCGTGGACGctgacgcggtggacgtgtcCGCGGATGAACccaccgcggggggcgttttcgcgatcgacgtcggcgtgaaGGGCGTGCCGGttcacgcggcggcgttctgA